Proteins encoded in a region of the Phacochoerus africanus isolate WHEZ1 chromosome 8, ROS_Pafr_v1, whole genome shotgun sequence genome:
- the CLPTM1 gene encoding putative lipid scramblase CLPTM1: MAAAQEADGAGSAVVAAGGGGSGQVTSNGSIGRDPPAETQPQNPPPQPAPNAWQVIKGVLFRIFIIWAISSWFRRGPAPQDQAGPGGAPRVASRNLFPKDTLMNLHVYISEHEHFTDFNATSALFWEQHDLVYGDWTSGENSDGCYEHFAELDIPQSVQQNGSIYIHVYFTKSGFHPDPRQKALYRRLATVHMSRMINKYKRRRFQKTKNLLTGETEADPEMIKRAEDYGPVEVISHWHPNITINIVDDHTPWVKGSVPPPLDQYVKFDAVSGDYYPIIYFNDYWNLQKDYYPINESLASLPLRVSFCPLSLWRWQLYAAQSTKSPWNFLGDELYEQSDEEQDSVKVALLETNPYLLALTIVVSIVHSVFEFLAFKNDIQFWNSRQSLEGLSVRSVFFGVFQSFVVLLYILDNETNFVVQVSVFIGVLIDLWKITKVMDVRLDREHKVAGLFPRPTFKDKSTYVESSTKVYDDMAFRYLSWILFPLLGCYAVYSLLYLEHKGWYSWVLSMLYGFLLTFGFITMTPQLFINYKLKSVAHLPWRMLTYKALNTFIDDLFAFVIKMPVMYRIGCLRDDVVFFIYLYQRWIYRVDPTRVNEFGMSGEAPTAAAPVAEAPTAAGALPPAPATASEEASVPLPAKPTQGAGSASEPQEAPPKPAEDKKRD; the protein is encoded by the exons ATGGCGGCGGCGCAGGAGGCGGACGGGGCCGGCAGCGCCGTAGTGGCGGCCGGGGGAGGCGGCTCCGGTCAG GTGACCAGCAATGGCAGCATTGGGAGGGACCCGCCGGCAGAGACCCAGCCCcagaaccccccaccccagccagcacCCAACGCCTGGCAGGTCATCAAAGGCGTGCTGTTCAG GATCTTCATCATCTGGGCCATCAGCAGCTGGTTCCGCAGAGGGCCGGCCCCTCAGGACCAGGCGGGCCCCGGAGGAGCCCCACGCGTCGCCAGCCGCAACCTGTTCCCCAAAGACACTTTAATG AACCTGCACGTGTACATCTCAGAGCACGAGCACTTTACAGACTTCAATGCCACGTCGGCGCTCTTCTGGGAGCAGCACGACCTCGTGTATGGCGACTGGACTAGCGGCGAGAACTCAGATGGCTGCTATGAGCACTTCGCCGAGCTCGACATCCCACAG AGTGTCCAGCAGAACGGCTCCATCTACATCCACGTCTACTTCACCAAGAGTGGCTTCCACCCGGACCCCCGGCAGAAGGCGCTGTACCGCCGGCTCGCCACAGTCCACATGTCTCGGA TGATCAACAAATACAAGCGCCGGCGGTTTCAGAAAACCAAGAACCTGTTGACGGGAGAGACGGAAGCTGACCCAGAAATGATCAAG AGGGCCGAGGACTACGGGCCTGTGGAGGTGATCTCCCACTGGCACCCCAACATCACCATCAACATCGTGGACGACCACACGCCGTGGGTGAAGGGCAGCGTGCCTCCGCCCCTGGACCAGT ACGTGAAGTTTGATGCGGTGAGCGGTGACTACTACCCCATCATCTACTTCAATGACTACTGGAACCTGCAGAAGGACTACTACCCCATCAACGAGAGTCTGGCCAGCCTGCCGCTCCGCGTCTCCTTCTGCCCGCTCTCGCTCTGGCGCTGGCAGCTCTACGCCGCCCAGAGCACCAAGTCCCCCTGGAACTTCCTGGGTGATGAGCTATATGAGCAGTCGGACGAGGAGCAGGACTCAGTGAAG gttgcCCTCCTGGAGACAAACCCCTACCTGCTGGCGCTCACCATCGTCGTGTCCATCGTCCACAGCGTCTTTGAGTTCCTGGCCTTCAAGAACG ATATCCAGTTCTGGAACAGCCGGCAGTCCCTGGAGGGCCTGTCCGTGCGCTCCGTCTTCTTTGGCGTCTTCCAGTCTTTCGTGGTCCTCCTCTATATCCTGGACAATGAGACCAACTTCGTGGTCCAGGTCAGCGTCTTCATCGGGGTCCTCATCGACCTCTGGAAGATCACCAAGGTCATGGACGTCCGG CTGGACCGGGAGCACAAGGTGGCAGGACTCTTCCCCCGCCCAACCTTCAAAGACAAGTCCACATACGTTGAGTCCTCGACAAAAGTGTATGACGAT ATGGCGTTCCGGTACCTGTCCTGGATCctcttcccactcctgggctgCTACGCTGTCTACAGCCTCCTCTACCTGGAGCACAAGGGCTGGTACTCCTGGGTGCTCAGCATGCTTTACGGCTTCCTGCTGACCTTTG GCTTCATCACCATGACACCCCAGCTCTTCATCAACTACAAGCTAAAGTCCGTGGCCCACCTGCCCTGGCGCATGCTCACCTACAAGGCCCTCAACACCTTCATCGATGACCTGTTTGCCTTTGTCATCAAGATGCCTGTTATGTACCGGATCGGCTGCCTGCGGGACG ATGTGGTCTTCTTCATCTACCTCTACCAACGGTGGATCTACCGCGTCGACCCCACACGGGTGAACGAGTTTGGCATGAGTGGCGAGGCTCCGACAGCAGCTGCCCCCGTGGCCGAGGCCCCGACAGCGGCAGgggccctccctcctgcccccgccACCGCCAGCGAGGAGGCCTCCGTGCCCCTGCCGGCCAAGCCTACCCAGGGGGCCGGCTCTGCCAGCGAGCCCCAGGAAGCCCCTCCAAAGCCAGCAGAGGACAAAAAAAGGGATTAG